GGCTTGAATCCGCCTGGAAAACCCTTCGGGGTCAGGCTAAAATTTCGGAGTCGAACATTCAGGACGCCCTAAAAGAAGTTCGGCGAGCGCTCTTGGAAGCGGATGTTAATTTACAAGTCGTTAAAGATTTTATTGAAGAGGTGCGGGAAGCGGCCTTAGGGGCCGAGGTGATCACGGGGGTGCAGCCGGATCAGCAATTTATCAAAATTGTCCATGATCAGCTGGTCGAGATTATGGGGGCGACGAATGAGCCCTTAGCTGAGTCTAATAAGCCGCCTACCGTGATTTTAATGGCGGGTTTACAGGGGACCGGTAAAACCACGGCAACGGCCAAACTCGCCCTGCATTTACGCAAACAAGAGCAGACTTCCTTGCTGGTGGCAACGGATATCTATCGACCCGCAGCCATCGACCAGTTGGTGACCCTGGGTGAGCAGATTGATGTACCGGTCTTTCAACTGGGAACAGATGCTAACCCCGTTGAAATTGCTCGCCAAGGCCTAGCAGCGGCTCGTGAGCAAAAGGTAGATACGGTGATTGTGGATACGGCCGGTCGTCTGCAAATTGACCCAGAAATGATGTCTGAGCTGGCGGACATTAAAAAAGCCATCAAGCCGGACGAGACCTTGCTGGTCGTCGATGCCATGACCGGTCAGGAAGCGGCAAACCTGACCCAGACCTTCCATGACCAGATTGGCATTACCGGCGCCATCCTGACCAAGATGGATGGTGATACTCGCGGGGGTGCAGCCCTCTCGATCCGCCAGATTTCCGGTAAGCCCATTAAGTTTGTCGGGGTTGGGGAAAAAGTTGAGGCGTTGCAGCCCTTCTATCCTGATCGAATGGCATCCCGAATTTTGGGGATGGGAGATGTCCTCACCCTGGTGGAGAAAGCTCAAGAAGAGTTTGACATCGCCGATGCGGAGAAGATGCAGAAGAAGATCATGGAGGCTCAGTTTGACTTCACTGATTTTCTCAAGCAAATGCGCTTGCTCAAAAATATGGGATCTCTGGGTGGGGTGATGAAGCTCATCCCCGGCATGAATAAAATCTCCAACTCTCAGCTCCAGGAAGGTGAAACCAAGCTGCAGCAGACGGAAGCGATGATCAACTCCATGACCAAGGAGGAACGCAAGAATCCCCAGTTGCTCTCTAACTCTCCGAGTCGTCGTCGCCGGATTGCTAAGGGCTCTGGCTATACGCAAAACGATGTTGGCAAGTTAGTAACTGAGTTCCAACGCATGCGATCCATGATGCAGCAGATGGGACAAGGACAAATGCCCGGTATGTCTCCTGCGGGTGGAGGGAACCCGATGATGGGCGGTGGTCGCCCTAGCCCAGGCGGCTGGCGTGGCGGTATGGGTAAGAAGAAGAAGAATAAAAAGAAAAAAGGGTTTGGTGATTTGTAGGGGATGCGATGCAAGCTTGCGATCTCAAGTCCGCGTCAACTACTAACATCGCCCAAATGCCCTGGTAGAGGTTTGGTTTGGTCTTTTGGATATTTACAGGGTTAACGCAAAGTGGTTGAAGGTCTGATCTAGCTGATAGCCCAAGGATTCATACAGGGCTTGGGCTTCAGTATTGGTCTTTTCAGTGGCCAATGCTAATCGTATGGCTCCTGTTTCTCGGCCATAATCTGCGGCTGCCTGCATCAGTTGCGTAGCAATGCCTTGTTGGCGATGGGAGGGAAGCACGAATAAATCATTCAAAATCCACACTCGCCCCATAGAAGCGGAAGAAAAACTGGGGTAGAGCTGGGTGAACCCCACGCCACTGCCATTATCCAAGGCTAGAAAAATGGTGGAGTCCTGATTGCGAAATCGGTTAGCTATAAACTGTTCGGCCCCGTGGAAGTTGGAGAGCTGGTGGTAGAACACTCGGTAGTGGTCAAATAGCATGGCCACGTCAGCAAGATGGTCTATATTGGCCAACACGATATTCATGAGTAGCAACCCAGATTAGTTTTCGGTAAAGCCTTTCTCTAAGAGGATTCTAGCAATTTTAGCTTGGTGAGTTGTTTCCCATTCTTCTATGGATTGAGATGCGTCTTTGACGGTTCTTTGGTAGGCGATCTCATAGACAGAGGCTTGGTCAGCCACTGGAATAACGGCAATTCCTTCTTCATCTGCCACCACAATATCCTGGGGATGAATGTGGACTCCACCACAATGAATAGGTCCACCTAGGGTTCCCAAGGTTTTTTTGACCCCAGGGATAGGAATCACCCCTCTAGCAAAAACGGGGAATTGGGCTGCTCGAACTTCGGCAACATCTCTGATCACACCATCGACGACAAAACCTGCAATTTGTCTTTTTTGGGCAATGGCACAGACATTGCCGCCTGAAACGGCATAGTCTACGTTACCTGTTTCGACGACAATGACACTTCCGGGTGGGGCGCGGTAAATCGCTGCATGAAGCATCAGATTGTCGCCGGGTGGACAGCGGACTGTATAGGCGGGTCCTGCAATTCTCGGAATTTGAGGCCAGATTTCTGTGATGCCAATATCCATAAACTGTTCGCGGCTTAACGCATCAGCATAGGCGGTAGGCGATAATTCTCGGAATTTGGAATAGTTAGTCATTGATGTGCTGAACCTACTTAAGCCTTCTATTGGGTGGGATGACTGTGGGACTCAGTTTATTTTGTGATTCAACCGTTCTGCCAATCCCCGACCTGGCCCCTATTTCTGACAAATTTCAGGACTATCTATTAGAATAGACAGCGTGCTTGAATTGTTGCTCACCAATCTCTAGAAATTCTTCACCTTAAGGTTTTCGCAGATTTTTTGTGCCGCTGACTTTCAGCATTAGGTATGAGTGCAAAAAATTTCTGACAGCACTCCTTCACCTGCATCTAGTGACAGGTGAAATGTTTCCCATTCATTACTGTAGAATTGCATGACTTCAGTTCCCCTCTCATCTGCTGCTTCTGATGTAAAGCAGAATCAACCTGATGCGTTAATATCGCATGCTGACTATGTTAAACAGTTACGCCCTTTATTGCCCGATGAAGCATTTGCCCCCGATCTGAACAAAATTTGGTTTATTTTGATCAATTTAGCCATGCTAGCGGTTGGTTGGGCTATTGCCAGCTATATGGATCAATGGCAATGGTATTGGTTATGGCTATATTTGCCTATTTCCCTGGTGATGGGTAATAGCGTTATTGTGTTGCTCTTTAGCTGTCATGACTTAATGCATGGAAGTGGTATCAGGCATTCAAGGCTATTTCGTCTAGTTAGCTTTTTGGGACTGTCTATGTTGTGGATGCCACCTACACTTTGGCGTGCGGTCCATAACCGGGAACACCACCGCAATACCAATTCTGATATTGACCCAGATCGCAACTATCTCTACAATCAGCCGAATACTTGGGGTAAATGGATCCAGGATCGATTTGTGCCGTCTAATGAAGTCAGTCCCTTGGGGTTAATCGTTGGTATGGGCCATGCTTGGGGTGTTCATGCTCTTAGGAATATGACGTCTGTGGTGTTATTCAACCGCAAAGACGTGGATTATGTACCCGCAGCATTTACGGTCAGCCGTCGAGAGCGATGGGCGATTGCCAGAGAAGTTATTCTCATTTGCCTTGTCCATTTAGGTATCATGGCTAGTCTGAATTTTGATCCGGTTAAATTGGTATTCAGTTATTTTCTACCCATTTGGATTGGTTATGCAGGAGCGCTGTTTTATATCTACACGAATCATATGTTGTCACCCATGACGGCCATTAATGATCCGCTAGTGAATAGTGTTTCCCTGAAGGTTCCTAAGATATTTGATGTGCTGCATTTCAATTTTTCGTACCATACGGAGCACCACCTTTTTCCCGGAATGAATTCTGATTATTACCCGCTTGTGCAGGAGTTGCTACTGAAGCTCTATCCTGAGCGCTTTCATTTACTTCCTGCGGGTCAAGTGTGGAAATTAATGTTGGAAACACCCAGACATTACGAAGATGAAAAGACTTTTACTACTTGGTCCGGTGAAGAGTCTATGACCTGTCCTTTGACGCTTGATCCCTAGGATGTCAAGGTTATGGGAAAAGTTAGATCAGGTACGGGTTGAGAATAGGCTTCGAGCTTTGATTGATTTAGGGCAGACCCTTGAAGATGCCTTACGGATTGTGCGAGAAGAGGAAAATATTGGGATGATGCATCTTTGGCCCGCGGTAGAAAGTGTTGCCCAAGTCAAGGCTCGTGAGGCAAAGCGCATAGTGATACGGGTTTTCCGGCCTCACTCTGATTTGGGATCACCTTAGGAGTTAGACCATCAGGGCTAACATCAAAATGAAGAAGATATTGATAGTGTGTCTTTTCGTATTGGCTGGGTGCCGACCAAGCGTGGAAAAGCGGATGAGATCTAGCGGTTCAACTGTTCTACGTAATCCAAGAGAGAAGGCTATTTTTGACTATTTCTATGCATTGCGAGAGCGGCGTTATGAGGACGCCTATCAACTTCGTGCCTTGCACCTTAGCTCGTCTCTTCCTTCCTCCCAGGATTTCTTGTATTTCAAGAAAACCCATCAGGAGAAGCATGAATCTTTGGCAACTCAAATTACCGTTGGTGGGGAAGAAAGAGGGTATGGAGATGGTCCCTGTGAATGCGTTTATACCGTTTACGCTGTTGAACCAGGACATACCACTTTAGTGAGTGGTATGGTCAGCACCCATTCAAAACCTGGTCAACCTGAAGTGTGCCTGATTGGCTATAATTCTGCGTTTGGCTTTTCTCCTTAGAGGCATCTCTTATAGCGATTGAGATTGATGCATCCATCTGTTCAGAAGAAAGAACTGATCAGAAGAAAGAACTGATTACCAAACTAGCAAAGCAGTTGGTCATAGAAGCTCTGTCGATTGTGCACCAGTTTGATCATCCCTGCAATCAGATGTATGCTTTTGCGTTGATGACTCCTGCTGAGGGGACAGGTATTGGGGTTGCGATCGCAACTAAACAAACCTGAGCAATAGTCGCTCAATCCTATCTTCAAAGGCTATCAGGCACAACAGGCGATACGCTGGCCTTACTATGCCTGAGTCTACTTCTTCTTTTCCCGACTGAGCAACGCCACACTAAAAGTGACTAAAATAACGCCGAGAATTTGGAGTGGATTGAGGGTTTCTTGAATGGCAAACCAAGCCAAGACAACTGTTAATGCTGGATTGGTAGCCCCGATGATAGATGCCGTGGTGGCCCCAATCAGACGAATGCCCATATTGTTGAGCAGGTGACCACTGGACGTGGCAATGGCAGACAACAAGCCCCCGATCCATAATGGTCCCCACTCAATTGCCTCAGGCTGCGTCCAGAACAGCAAGCTTATGCAGGACAAGACCAGCGTGACCGCGAAGCTAATCCAGGTATAGGGAACAGGATGAACCTGCTCAAAGCTTTTTTGAGCGAGAACCGTATAGATGGCATAGGCAACCCCAGATGCAATCCCTAATCCAACCCCCAACGCATTGGCCGTTAGTCCAGTTTGGGGAACGGTAAGAGCACTGCCGAACAGGACTAATCCCATCACCATCCAGCGAAATCGGGAAGGTGCATCGCCAAAGAAGTACCAGGAGAGGAGAGCCGTAAAAACGGGAAAGGTGAAAAATAAGGTTAAGGCGATTCCAGTGGGAATCAAGCCCACAGAAAAATAGAGGAGTGCTAGGTAGAGATACATAAATACTCCCCCTAACAGCGATCGTATGAGATCAGGACGATTCTGCTTTTGACTCAGCTTTTTTAAATCCCACCAAAGC
The Acaryochloris marina S15 genome window above contains:
- a CDS encoding GNAT family N-acetyltransferase — its product is MNIVLANIDHLADVAMLFDHYRVFYHQLSNFHGAEQFIANRFRNQDSTIFLALDNGSGVGFTQLYPSFSSASMGRVWILNDLFVLPSHRQQGIATQLMQAAADYGRETGAIRLALATEKTNTEAQALYESLGYQLDQTFNHFALTL
- a CDS encoding RraA family protein; the protein is MTNYSKFRELSPTAYADALSREQFMDIGITEIWPQIPRIAGPAYTVRCPPGDNLMLHAAIYRAPPGSVIVVETGNVDYAVSGGNVCAIAQKRQIAGFVVDGVIRDVAEVRAAQFPVFARGVIPIPGVKKTLGTLGGPIHCGGVHIHPQDIVVADEEGIAVIPVADQASVYEIAYQRTVKDASQSIEEWETTHQAKIARILLEKGFTEN
- a CDS encoding DMT family transporter, yielding MIGFLIVLLGAVFFCFQNVIVRILFNEYTVAGLLQTGGFVVPSLPNSFLLMAMRMVLVVPLVSAMTPLFYPALWWDLKKLSQKQNRPDLIRSLLGGVFMYLYLALLYFSVGLIPTGIALTLFFTFPVFTALLSWYFFGDAPSRFRWMVMGLVLFGSALTVPQTGLTANALGVGLGIASGVAYAIYTVLAQKSFEQVHPVPYTWISFAVTLVLSCISLLFWTQPEAIEWGPLWIGGLLSAIATSSGHLLNNMGIRLIGATTASIIGATNPALTVVLAWFAIQETLNPLQILGVILVTFSVALLSREKKK
- a CDS encoding fatty acid desaturase, producing MTSVPLSSAASDVKQNQPDALISHADYVKQLRPLLPDEAFAPDLNKIWFILINLAMLAVGWAIASYMDQWQWYWLWLYLPISLVMGNSVIVLLFSCHDLMHGSGIRHSRLFRLVSFLGLSMLWMPPTLWRAVHNREHHRNTNSDIDPDRNYLYNQPNTWGKWIQDRFVPSNEVSPLGLIVGMGHAWGVHALRNMTSVVLFNRKDVDYVPAAFTVSRRERWAIAREVILICLVHLGIMASLNFDPVKLVFSYFLPIWIGYAGALFYIYTNHMLSPMTAINDPLVNSVSLKVPKIFDVLHFNFSYHTEHHLFPGMNSDYYPLVQELLLKLYPERFHLLPAGQVWKLMLETPRHYEDEKTFTTWSGEESMTCPLTLDP
- the ffh gene encoding signal recognition particle protein, which codes for MFEALSDRLESAWKTLRGQAKISESNIQDALKEVRRALLEADVNLQVVKDFIEEVREAALGAEVITGVQPDQQFIKIVHDQLVEIMGATNEPLAESNKPPTVILMAGLQGTGKTTATAKLALHLRKQEQTSLLVATDIYRPAAIDQLVTLGEQIDVPVFQLGTDANPVEIARQGLAAAREQKVDTVIVDTAGRLQIDPEMMSELADIKKAIKPDETLLVVDAMTGQEAANLTQTFHDQIGITGAILTKMDGDTRGGAALSIRQISGKPIKFVGVGEKVEALQPFYPDRMASRILGMGDVLTLVEKAQEEFDIADAEKMQKKIMEAQFDFTDFLKQMRLLKNMGSLGGVMKLIPGMNKISNSQLQEGETKLQQTEAMINSMTKEERKNPQLLSNSPSRRRRIAKGSGYTQNDVGKLVTEFQRMRSMMQQMGQGQMPGMSPAGGGNPMMGGGRPSPGGWRGGMGKKKKNKKKKGFGDL